A window of Oryza glaberrima chromosome 2, OglaRS2, whole genome shotgun sequence genomic DNA:
GTGATCGGATCCCCACAGCTTTGCGTTTGCATTCCTCTCGATCTCCATTCGTTTTTGAGTTCCTCGTTTGCTCCGCCTCTCTTTCACTCATGGGTAAATCCGCCAatctttgattttattttattttgagtttGATTTTGGGTTTGATTTTGTATGTGTTTTTGGCTGATtggtttgtgattttttttttggtttctctGGAATGAGCAGGCAAGATTAAGATCGGAATCAATGGTGAGTGTTCGAGCATACGATTGGATCTGGTTATTTTATGGTATGGGGTTTATTCGGTGCGGATTTGTGATGGATTTTTTTGGTTTGGATGATGCAGGGTTCGGCCGCATCGGCAGGCTGGTGGCCAGGGTTGCGCTGCAGAGCGAGGATGTCGAGCTCGTTGCCGTCAACGATCCCTTCATCACCACCGAGTACATGGTACCGTCTCTTTCCCTCGCCTCCCCCGCGAATTAGTTGATCTGGTGCTTTTGAGAATGTATGATATGATGATTGTGCTCGCTTCGGTTAAATTGAATTGCACGAATTCGGTGCTCATCAATTGGGATTGAGGCATCCTGGTAGATTTGTTAGGACTATTTGTTATAAACCTTGTTTGGATTTGTGATCTGCAGTACTGTAGATGTCACTGTCGTTCTGCTCTGATGGACCACAACGCACTCTGTTTATACCATGGATTCATAAATGCAATTCTTGTCTGCTTTGACTGAATATTTCTGTAGATCCATATAGTAGATGGTTTGTGTTCATCTCTTCGTTTATCTGATGGTGCTATGGATGGGATGATTGGTATGAGTCTATTACACTACAGTATTTATAAAGTCATGCAGACATGCATACTGATGTGGGTCTCTTTTGCATGCTTCAATGCATTTAGAAACTATGTGTAGTTGAGTACTTGAATGGCGTTCCTACCTACAAGACCTGATTTCCTTGACAGTACAGAATGCTAATTTTGGTTTGATCTGTTGTATATGCTAAATTGGACTGTCGTTGCGTGCAGACATACATGTTCAAGTATGACACCGTCCACGGCCAGTGGAAGCATCATGAGGTCAAGGTCAAGGACTCCAAGACCCTCATCTTTGGCACGAAAGAGGTTGCGGTGTTCGGCTGCAGGTTTGTTGCCATCCATTTCAGTATCATTTTTGTTCATCTGCTCACAAGAATTACAGCCTGTCTGATAAGCCAATATTCTGATGTAGGAATCCTGAGGAGATCCCATGGGCTGCGGCTGGTGCTGAATACGTTGTTGAGTCTACTGGTGTTTTCACCGACAAGGACAAGGCAGCAGCTCACTTGAAGGTACATTCCTGTGTCAATTTTTCTGTTCAGGGTCAAGCTGTAGATCTGTTCTCAAGCGTTTTTCATATGCAGGGTGGTGCCAAGAAGGTCGTCATTTCTGCTCCCAGCAAAGACGCCCCCATGTTCGTTGTTGGTGTCAACGAGAAGGAGTACAAGTCTGACGTTAACATTGTCTCCAACGCTAGTTGCACCACCAACTGCCTGGCTCCTCTCGCCAAGGTGTTTATTCTGATATAATTTGGCGCCTGCTCCTGTGCTCATGTAGCTACTACTGGAGTTTTAAGCTAACATTTTGTCTTGTTACAGGTCATCAATGACAGATTTGGCATCGTTGAGGGTTTGATGACCACTGTCCATGCCATCACTGGTAGGCATCACTTTGCTTAATATTAATATTGGACTGAGTAAAACGTTTGGTACCATCTATCTGATCTGATTTCAATTCAAGTCAAGTGATTAACATTTGAATTCCTACAGCTACCCAGAAGACTGTTGATGGGCCCTCGATGAAGGACTGGAGAGGTGGAAGGGCTGCTAGCTTCAACATCATTCCTAGCAGCACTGGAGCTGCCAAGGTATAAACTTGTACTTCTGTATGTATTACATTGTTGATAATGTTTCGTTATCAGACATTTGCACCTAATATTGATATGTTTAAAGATATCGTGGTATCGTTTTGTATTTACTTTATAATACAAGTATAACATTAAAAAATTGACTTTCCACTCCTTGCTAGTTTGCCCCCCTTTTCCTTTGCAAAATTAAGGTTTGTTTCGTTGCCTGCCAAATAACAGTAGCGGTGTTTAATCAGATGGAATGATGGATCTCACAAAATGTGGCAACCACCTTATTTTTGTTGTGTTTTGTTAAAACTACACTGAACCTTCTGTATCGGGCACCATTAAACCTGTTTATCGTGTACTCAATTAGTTTTACTCAATTTCTCATAGGCTGTCGGCAAGGTGCTTCCTGCCCTCAATGGAAAGCTGACTGGAATGGCTTTCCGTGTTCCCACAGTCGATGTTTCCGTTGTTGATCTGACTGTTAGGCTTGAGAAGCCCGCCAGCTATGACCAGATCAAGGCTGCAATCAAGTGAGTGATTCTTAACAACTATGGGCTCTGTAAATTTTTATGAACTTCTGATTTCTGGACCGAGAAGAATCTGCTTGtgttttcagaaaagaaaattatttgCTGCCTTGAATGTTTCACTAATTTTGCTACATCTTCTCAGGGAGGAGGCTGAGGGCAAGCTCAAGGGCATCCTTGGATACGTTGAGGAGGACCTTGTTTCCACTGACTTCCAGGGTGACAGCAGGTAAATTTACCCATTGCAGTTTCTTGTATAATTATGGGTCATATTGGTTACCTCTAGGCTCTTGCTATCCGACCTATTAATTTACCAAAAAAATGCACTTATCCATCACAGGTCCAGCATCTTTGATGCCAAGGCTGGCATTGCTTTGAGCGACACGTTCGTGAAGCTTGTGTCCTGGTACGACAACGAATGGGGATACAGGTTAGTGTGTGCTGCATTATGAAAGTGTAATTCTCTGTTACATGCTCACGACAGTCTGCTTAAACCACATTTTCCTCTGATTGCAGCACCCGTGTGATCGACCTGATCCGTCACATGCACAGCACCAACTAGACGAGCCCTCCTCATGGAGGCCTGCAGATACAGGGGAGTTGTGTTTTGCCCCAGAGAAGAGTAGATGAAGCCTCTTCCgagaataaattttaaattctgTATGGTTTTATGTCAGTCGAAACCTAAAACTATACTTGGTTGTATCatggtggttggttgggcctggtCGTGGCTCATATTTTGTGTCTAAATTTCTTGCGCTTAATCTAAATCGAAGTGTTGCTTCGCAGATGCATTTGCTCTGTTTTCTGGTTGCTTCTTAAATACGCGCGCCCTAAACCCTATGTGCGCGCGCCAGAGTTTCTTCCTGATTTACAACGTTTGCTGTTTAGTCATTGGCCAAACCCCTTAGAGCCCACCTTTGATTGATCGAAACCCATCTCCTTCATCGATAAAAATTGGACCTAACTTATCGTTAATGCAAGTGCATTGTCTCGCTGGGGATGAGAAAACCACCAGCAAGTCAGCAAGCCAGGAGCTACTTCTGTCCGCTTTGTCTCTAGAATTTGTAGAATGCTCGTTTTCAACGGAAATGTGGACTGCCATCAGGCCTCAATTGGGAAGTCTCCATTGCACACGAGGATTTTATCTCTAGAATTTGTAGAATGCCCGTTTTCAAAGGAAATGTGGACTGCCATTAGGCCTCAATTGGGAAGTCTCCATTGCACTCGAGGATtgaatcaaaaaaaaatttataaggACGAAATAAGCAGGTGTTCCAGAATGATTGCAGGAACTGATAAACAAGAAAATTGAAGAATTGTGAACTTGGAGGTACAGAGTTTCTGTATCTCTGTTCTGAAAACTGAAGAATTGTAAACTTGAGGTGAGACTATTTCTCTGCCCCTGCTCTGTTTTCTTCTATCTTGGCATTTTAGCTCTGTAACTTGCTCTTGTTTTATCGCACAGCCTGACCTGTTAAAACGAAAAACTGCACGCACAATAATGGATGATCTCTATCACAAATGAGATCGAAAAGCATACGTTCATTTCTGACAAGAAGTCGTACGAAGGAGATATGAACAGCAAATTTATTCAGTCACAACGATCACATATAAAGCATGGAAATGCAGAGCAGACAGCCAGAGAAGCAGAGCGCCCAACGGTGTGTAATGCTGCTTTGCCAACGGCGGGTGGTGGCTCACTGCAAGGGCACACGAACCATGGGACACAACCAAAGTGGATTCTTCCTTCCCACGTTGATGCCCATCTCCTCCGTCATGTCTAGTTCGTTCGGCGCAACTCCTTCAAGAAGCTCCCATTTAAAGTGGTATAGGAGCATAGCAAGCATGAGCTCCACGGTGGCATGCCCGAATGTCACCCCGGGGCAACTCCTCCTACCAGCACCAAACGGAATATACTCAAAGTTTGCACCTTTGAAGTCGATCTTGCCATCATTGAACCGCTCTGGCTTGAACATCTCAGGGTCATCCCAATGCTTGGGGTCTCTGTTAATTGCCCATATGTTCACAAACACGGTGGTGCCTTTAGGCACGTCGTAGCCCATGACCTTGCACGCATGGAGACACTCTCTTGGAAGAAGCAATGGTACCACAGGATGCAACCTTAGGGTCTCCTTGATGATAAGCTTTAGATACTTGATGTTAACTAAGTCATCTTTCTTCACTGGATGTTTTCCTTGAAGGGTGTTTCTTAGCTCAACCTGAGCTTTCTGCATTACTTTTGGGTTTCTCATCAGCTCTGATATAGCCCATTGAATTATATTTGAAAATGTATCACTTCCCGCACCAAAGATGTCCTGTATACCGATGTAGAATTTAGTAAATTGATTTAACAATGTCAAGCAAAAAACCAATGTGCCACTGATGTACATTCATCACAGTACTACTTCCGGTAGAAAATATATGACGTTTTGAAGAAGGTCCagccaaaattttgaaacttctCTCATTAATTTTCATAATACagtttgaaaacataaaaatgatatttgtagatttgtcttgaaaatcAATACTTTCATAGTCCTACAGAACTtactattagatttttttaacttatttGTAATACAAATCTGTGGTCTAAGTTGTTCTTCAAAGATCTTAAAAAAGTTAAACATTGTATATTTCTTTACTGGAGCATTAGCAAATGTGCTTAATTACCTGGATAACTGCTTTGATATTGTCCATGGTGAGAGGCATGTCGAGGGCACCTTCCTTCTGGATCCTGAGGAGAGTGTCCAGCAGGTCCTCTcctccatggcgccgccgccaccctgcgCAGCCATGGTGTCCCTTACCTGCTCGTGCTGCCGGATGGCGCTCTCGATCAGCTCGTTCCCCTTCCGGTGGCTCGCCTCCGCGCGGCGCGTCatgccgccgacggcggcggcgatcctcGACGACGGGAACAGGTCGTCCAGGCTGAACCCCGTGAAGCTCCTCACCGCCTCCGTCATCGACTCCAGGAACTCCTCCCGCCTCTCCAACCTGTCCCCGATCACCACGCGCGTCGTCGCGtccgccacggccgcggcgaCCAGCGCGCTGACGTTCACGGCGTCGCTGCGggccggtggcgacgacgacgaggcggcgacggccgcggcgaggctggcggcctcctcctcacgCACGAGGCGGAACGAGCGCACGCGCCGGGCGCTGAGCATCTCCACGATGCACACCTTGCGGAGCTGCCGCCACATGGCGCCGTAGGGGGCGAACACCACGCCCTCGCGGTGGGGGCGCAGCCGGCGCACGGTGGGCGGCCACGGACGCGACGCGAAGGCGGCGTCGTGCGTGCACGTCACCTCGCGGGCGGCGTCGGGGGaggacgcgacgacgacggg
This region includes:
- the LOC127763050 gene encoding glyceraldehyde-3-phosphate dehydrogenase 3, cytosolic; the protein is MGKIKIGINGFGRIGRLVARVALQSEDVELVAVNDPFITTEYMTYMFKYDTVHGQWKHHEVKVKDSKTLIFGTKEVAVFGCRNPEEIPWAAAGAEYVVESTGVFTDKDKAAAHLKGGAKKVVISAPSKDAPMFVVGVNEKEYKSDVNIVSNASCTTNCLAPLAKVINDRFGIVEGLMTTVHAITATQKTVDGPSMKDWRGGRAASFNIIPSSTGAAKAVGKVLPALNGKLTGMAFRVPTVDVSVVDLTVRLEKPASYDQIKAAIKEEAEGKLKGILGYVEEDLVSTDFQGDSRSSIFDAKAGIALSDTFVKLVSWYDNEWGYSTRVIDLIRHMHSTN